Sequence from the Amycolatopsis sp. NBC_00345 genome:
GCGCGCGTCCGGCGACGAGGACGACACCGCCCGCGTGGTCGCCGCGGCGCTCGGCCTTGGCGAGGGCGAGCGCGTCGCCAAGACCGGACGGCTGATCCGGCTGCCGGGCGATCATCCCGGGCCCGCGGTGGCGCTGCGCGCGGAGATGGACGCGCTGCCGGTGACCGAGCGCACCGGCGTGCCGTGGGCGTCCGGCTCCGGCCTGATGCACGCGTGCGGGCACGACGTGCACCTCGCCGCGCTGGTCGCCGTCGCCCGCGCCGCGCGGCGGGTGGAGCTGCCGCGGCCGCTGGTCGCCGTGCTGCAGCCGCGGGAGGAGACTTCGCCGTCCGGGGCGCTGGACATCGTCGAGTCCGGGGTGCTGGAGGAGCACGGCGTCGACACGGTGATCGGCGCCCACGTGCAGCCGCGGCTGGCCTACGGCGTGGTGTCGGCCGCGCCGGGGCCGGTGAACGCCTCGACCGACGAGTTCGAGGTCGTGCTGCACGGCCAGGGCGGCCACGCCGGGTACCCGCACCTGCTGCGCGACCCGGTGCTGGCGCTGAGCCAGCTCGTGGTGAGCCTGCAGCAGCTCGCCAGCCGCCGGATCGACCCGGTGCACGGCGCCGTCTGCTCGATCGGCCGGATCCAGGCGGGCACGGCCGCGAACGTGGTGCCCAACACCGCCACCGCGCTCGGCTCGCTGCGGCTCATGCGCTCGGTGGACCGCGAGCGCGCCCTGGACGCGCTGGCCGAGATCGTGCACGGCACCGCGCAGGCCCACGGCTGCACCGCCGAGTTGCGGATCAGCCCGTGCGAGCCGGTGCTGGTCAACGACCCGGCGCTGGCCGCCGCGGCGCAGGAGTGGCTGGTCCGCGGCGGCGCCGACGTCGACGTGGACTTCCGCTCCTTCGGCGCCGACGACTTCGCGCACTACTGCGGCGGCGAGAGCCGTGGGCTGATGCTCTTCGTCGGCCTCGGCGACACCGCGGGCGCGCCCAGCCTGCACGACGAGGTCTTCCTGCCCGAGGACGGCGCCGTCGCCCAGGTCGCGGGCGCGCTGATGGCCGGTTACCTGGCCGCGCTGGAGCCGGGCGGTTACGAATGACTCGTGAGTGTTCGCGACGGTTCTAACCGGCATAAACACTCACGAGTTTTCGACGGCTCCTCACCACCGCGGTGAGGCGACGCGCTACGGTGGCCGCGTGTATTCCGCCTCGGCAGCCTTCCTGGCCACGATCCCGAGCCCCGACCGCGGGGTCTGGCACCTGGGATTCATCCCGATCCGCGCCTACGCACTCTGCATCATCGCCGGCATCATCGTGGCGATCTGGTGGGGTGAGCGGCGCTGGGTGGCCCGGGGCGGCACCAAGGGCACGGTGATCGACGTCGCGGTGTTCGCCGTGCCGTTCGGCCTGGTCGGCGGCCGGCTCTACCACGTGATCACCGACCCCGAGCTGTACTTCACCGCGGGCCGCAACCCGTGGAACGCCTTCGCCATCTGGGACGGCGGCCTCGGCATCTGGGGCGCGATCGCCCTCGGCGCGGTCGGCGCGCTGATCGCCTGCCGCCGCAAGGGCATCCCGCTGCCGGCGCTGGCCGACGCGCTCGCCCCCGGCATCATCACGGCGCAGGCCATCGGCCGCATCGGCAACTACTTCAACCAGGAGCTCTACGGCGCGCACACCAACCTGCCGTGGGGCCTGGAGATCTACCAGCGCTTCAACCCGGCCAACCCGGACGACACCCTCAACGGCATCGCGACCGGGCACATCCCGCTGCCGGACAGCCCGGTGCAGCCGACGTTCCTGTACGAGCTGATCTGGAACCTGCTCATCGCCGGCCTCGTGGTGTGGGCCGACCGCCGGTTCAAGCTCGGCCACGGGCGCGCGTTCGCGCTGTACGTCGCCGGCTACACCGTCGGCCGCTGCTGGATCGAGCTGCTGCGCACGGACACGGCCAACCACATCCTCGGCCTCCGGGTGAACGTGTGGACCTCGATCCTGGTGTTCCTCGGCGCGGTGATCGTGATGATGCTGGCCAAGCGCCGCGGTCCGCGGGAGCTGCCGGAGACGTTGCGCAGCCGCGGAGACGAGCGTGACGCGGAGGCCGGGGAGCCGTCGGAGGAGAAGCCCGCGGACGGGGAACCGGCCGCCGAGACGACTGCCGACGAGACGCTTACCGCCGAGACCCGCGACGAGATCACGGTCGACGCCGGGTCTTCGGCCACGGCGGCCACAGCGGCTCCGGAGGCGGAGAAGCCCGAGAAGTCCTGACCCGCTTTACGCATGAGGCCCCCGTCCCTTCCCGGCGGATTCTCGGGGTCCTCGCAACACCTGATGGTCTAGATGGCTGTCAGTAGATCACGCAGACGCTCGGCTGGGGTTTTCCAGCCGAGCGTTTTGCGTGGGCGGCGGTTGAGTTTCTGGGCGACGTGCTCGAGGTCTTCGGATCCGTAGACGCTCAGGTCGGTGCCCTTGGGGAAGTACTGCCGCAGCAGGCCGTTGGTGTTCTCGTTCGATCCGCGTTGCCAGGGCGAGTGCGGGTCGCAGAAGTAGACCGGTACTCCGGTGGCCACGGTGAACTGCTTGTGTGCGGCCATTTCGCAGCCTTGGTCCCAGGTCAGCGAGCCGCGTAGGTGTTCGGGCAGGGACCCGATCAACGGCACGAGCACATCGCGGACTTCCTCGGCGGTGTGTCCGCCGGGCAGGTGCCCGAGCAGGACGTAGCGGGTGGAGCGCTCGACCAGGGTCACGATCGCGCTGTCGCTGCGGGTGCCGACGATCAGGTCACCTTCCCAGTGGCCGGGCACGGCTCGGTCCTCGATCTCGGCGGGACGGTCGGAGATCATCACCATCTCGTCGACGAACCGCTGAGTGCGCTGATCAGGACGCCGGTGGGGCTTGCGCCTGGTGCGCCCAGTGCGCAGCGCCGTAGCGACCTCGCGCCGCAGCCCGCCACAGGCCTGGACATAGATCGCCTGGTAGATCGTCTCCGTACTCACCCGTATGCTCTCGTCGTCCGGGAACTCGGTCACCAGAGCGTGGCAGATCTGCTCAGGCGACCACTCCTCCCGCAGCTTGCTGGTGACGTAGTCCCGCAGCGGTCCGTCGTGAGCCAGCTTGGATGCCTTGTGCCGCACACGGCTCTTCGCCCACGCCCGCTGGGCCCGGTATGGCCGGTAGACGCCTCCCACGGCGTAAGCGTCGATCTCACGCTTGATCGTGGACGCAGGCCGGCCCAGTTCGCGCCCGATCGCCCGCAGCGAAGCGCCCTGACGGTGCAGGTCGGCGATCGTCTCGCGCTCGACCAGGGTCAGGAACCGGGGATGCAGCCCGGCCTCCAAGGACCTCACCGTGGGCGGCTGCGTCGCCGTGACCATCGTGGTCACGCCCGTCCGGTAGTCCACCTTGCGCCCGCCGGGATAGACGCGGGTCGGGCCAATTGATCGCACCCCGTGATCCCAGTCCTGCGCCGTGCGCACGTTGACCCCGACACGCCGGGCGGCCTCCTTACGGCTGACCCCTTCTCCGCGCAGCCGGTCGTACTCCCCACGACCGGGGTGACCACCCTGGCTGGTGCTCCCACGCCCTCGAAGGCCAGCCCACCGGACCCACCCGAAGGCCGTGTTCAGGTTCACCCCGACCGCCCGCGACGCGACCGAGACGTTGCCGTCCTCCCGCTCCAGCGCCTCGAAGAACCTCTTCCGCAACTCCGGTGACAGCACGATCCCCGCAACTCCCTGAAATCCAGGGTGTTGCGAGGACCCCGAGAATCCGCCCCCAGGGTCGGGGGCCTCATGCGTCGCGGGGTCAGCCGAGCAGTGAGTTGCCGAAGTAGTCGTCGTCATCGCCGGAGCGGTCCTCGCGGCGGGGGCGACGTGCGGGCGGGGGCGGGTCCTGTCGCTGCGGTTTGCTGTCGCGGTCGGCCAGCGGGTCGGCGAAGTCGTCGTCCTCGGGTGCGGTGAAGCGGCGTGCTTCCTGCTCACGAGGTGCGGCGGTGTGCCGGCCCTGGTCGGGCTCGGGCTCGGGCGGGGCCGAAGGCGCCGGATACCCGCGGTCGGCGAGGGGGCTGGTGAATTCCTCGTCCGAGGGCGCGGGTTTCTGGTGCGACGGCGCGTTCTGGTGGGGCGCGGCGTGCCGCCCGTGCTCGGGTTCCGGTGCCGAATGGGGTGAAGGCCCGTCCTGCGGCGGAGCTTGGTACGACGGCTCGGCGCTGCTCGCGAGCGGGTTCTCGTTCGAGAATCCCGCGGGCTTCTCCGCCGCGGCCGGGTACGTCGAGCGCCCGGTGTCGGCGAGGTCGTTGCGCGAGCCGGCGCGGGCTTCGAGGACCTCGTCCGGCGTCAGGCCCTCTTGCAGCTCCTCGTAGATGTCCTTGCTTTCGCCGAGCTTCGCGGACGCCAGGGCCCGCACCTCGGGGTCGGCGAACGCGCGGCCGGACGCGACGTCCTCCCACTTGAACTCGCCGGCGTCGACTTTCCGCTTGACCAGCCGCAGCTCGGCCGGGGCGTCCGGCTTCGAGGCGGCGGCCTTGAGCGCTTCGATCCGCTCCGGGGTGTCGGGCCGCTCGACCGGCTTCAGCCGGATCTTTTCGAGATCCTTCAGCAGGTCCTGCGACTTCCGCGTGGTGCGGTCGAGCGCGGACTCGGCCTCGCGGATCTCCGGTGTCTTCCAGGCGTCCTGTGCGGACGTGGGCCGTGACATGACGGCGTTCCTCTCGATCTTCGCTGGCTCAGTCGTCGATGCTGCCGCTGATCCGGCCGCTGCCCGAATGCGCCGGGGTGCGGTTGCGGCGGTTGTCCCAGTGGTCCTTGTTGTCCGCGTGGTTCTCGCGAGTTTCCTTGACGCCTTCCTGGGCCTTGTCCTTGATCTCGCCGGCGTCGTCCTTGATCCCCTTGGCGGTGTCCTTGATGTCGCCGACGTCGCCCGCGATGCCCTTGCCGACGTCGATCGCGTCGCTGAGGCTGCCGATGTCCTTGATCTTCGCCAGCTGCGAGCCGAGGTCCTTGATCGAGTCCCACAGGTCGCCGACCTTCTGCACGATGTCCTTGATCATGTCGACGATCGAGATCAGCGCGTCGATCAGGGGCAGGACCTCGGACAGGCCGGTGATCGCGTCGGCGACCCAGCCGGCGATCGGCACGCACGCCTCGGCCGCCATCACGAGCAGCCGGTCGATCAGGCTCTTCAGCAGGTCCAGCGCCTTCGCCGCGAGCTTCTTCGAGGTGTCCGACAGCAGTTCGAAGCCCTTGGCGATCAGCTCCGCGATGCCCGCCTCCGCGGCGAGCGCGGCCCGCCAGCCGAGGTCGACGTACGCCTTGTGCGCCAGCGACGCGGGACCGGTCCAG
This genomic interval carries:
- the lgt gene encoding prolipoprotein diacylglyceryl transferase, with amino-acid sequence MYSASAAFLATIPSPDRGVWHLGFIPIRAYALCIIAGIIVAIWWGERRWVARGGTKGTVIDVAVFAVPFGLVGGRLYHVITDPELYFTAGRNPWNAFAIWDGGLGIWGAIALGAVGALIACRRKGIPLPALADALAPGIITAQAIGRIGNYFNQELYGAHTNLPWGLEIYQRFNPANPDDTLNGIATGHIPLPDSPVQPTFLYELIWNLLIAGLVVWADRRFKLGHGRAFALYVAGYTVGRCWIELLRTDTANHILGLRVNVWTSILVFLGAVIVMMLAKRRGPRELPETLRSRGDERDAEAGEPSEEKPADGEPAAETTADETLTAETRDEITVDAGSSATAATAAPEAEKPEKS
- a CDS encoding IS30 family transposase; this translates as MRGEGVSRKEAARRVGVNVRTAQDWDHGVRSIGPTRVYPGGRKVDYRTGVTTMVTATQPPTVRSLEAGLHPRFLTLVERETIADLHRQGASLRAIGRELGRPASTIKREIDAYAVGGVYRPYRAQRAWAKSRVRHKASKLAHDGPLRDYVTSKLREEWSPEQICHALVTEFPDDESIRVSTETIYQAIYVQACGGLRREVATALRTGRTRRKPHRRPDQRTQRFVDEMVMISDRPAEIEDRAVPGHWEGDLIVGTRSDSAIVTLVERSTRYVLLGHLPGGHTAEEVRDVLVPLIGSLPEHLRGSLTWDQGCEMAAHKQFTVATGVPVYFCDPHSPWQRGSNENTNGLLRQYFPKGTDLSVYGSEDLEHVAQKLNRRPRKTLGWKTPAERLRDLLTAI
- a CDS encoding M20 metallopeptidase family protein, which gives rise to MTDLFESWRAALAEELPAAVELRHRLHADPRASGDEDDTARVVAAALGLGEGERVAKTGRLIRLPGDHPGPAVALRAEMDALPVTERTGVPWASGSGLMHACGHDVHLAALVAVARAARRVELPRPLVAVLQPREETSPSGALDIVESGVLEEHGVDTVIGAHVQPRLAYGVVSAAPGPVNASTDEFEVVLHGQGGHAGYPHLLRDPVLALSQLVVSLQQLASRRIDPVHGAVCSIGRIQAGTAANVVPNTATALGSLRLMRSVDRERALDALAEIVHGTAQAHGCTAELRISPCEPVLVNDPALAAAAQEWLVRGGADVDVDFRSFGADDFAHYCGGESRGLMLFVGLGDTAGAPSLHDEVFLPEDGAVAQVAGALMAGYLAALEPGGYE